In a genomic window of Saccharothrix sp. HUAS TT1:
- a CDS encoding zinc ribbon domain-containing protein, with the protein MVLGPVLPGRPEVKRPLPTAGGGVEVDGPPCPACGTANPPGRRFCRRCATPLEGGTEVAATRRRRPRRHGDTSRWLRRLAALAVVAALVVAGILFHPKAVELFEDLRDRLAKPAPIAPARTTATAEVPDHPAAAAVDGLSNRYWGAPAVGDAVEFAFDQPFRLLSVVVHTGASAQPEQFREQARPTAVDLVVTASGGVTRTTTVALNDQPGPQRTDTGTSDVVSVRLVVKAAAGLGAGRHVALGEVEFFRRP; encoded by the coding sequence GTGGTGCTGGGGCCCGTGCTGCCGGGGCGGCCGGAGGTCAAGCGGCCGTTGCCGACCGCCGGCGGCGGGGTGGAGGTGGACGGGCCGCCCTGCCCGGCGTGCGGCACCGCCAACCCGCCGGGCCGCCGGTTCTGCCGCCGGTGCGCCACCCCGCTCGAAGGCGGGACCGAGGTCGCCGCCACCCGCCGCCGACGTCCGCGCCGCCACGGCGACACGTCCCGGTGGCTGCGCCGACTGGCCGCGCTGGCCGTGGTCGCCGCGCTGGTGGTCGCCGGCATCCTGTTCCACCCCAAGGCGGTCGAGCTGTTCGAGGACCTGCGTGACCGGCTGGCCAAGCCCGCGCCGATCGCGCCCGCCCGCACCACCGCCACCGCCGAAGTCCCCGACCACCCGGCCGCGGCGGCCGTGGACGGGTTGTCCAACCGGTACTGGGGCGCGCCCGCCGTGGGCGACGCCGTCGAGTTCGCCTTCGACCAGCCGTTCCGGCTGCTGTCGGTGGTCGTGCACACCGGCGCCTCGGCGCAGCCCGAGCAGTTCCGCGAGCAGGCCCGGCCCACGGCCGTCGACCTGGTCGTGACCGCATCCGGCGGCGTCACCCGCACCACCACGGTCGCGCTGAACGACCAGCCGGGCCCGCAGCGCACCGACACCGGCACCAGCGACGTCGTGTCGGTGCGCCTGGTGGTCAAGGCCGCCGCCGGGCTGGGCGCGGGCAGGCACGTGGCGCTCGGCGAGGTCGAGTTCTTCCGCCGCCCCTAG